One Brassica napus cultivar Da-Ae chromosome A5, Da-Ae, whole genome shotgun sequence DNA window includes the following coding sequences:
- the LOC106450768 gene encoding E3 ubiquitin-protein ligase BRE1-like 1 isoform X1, whose translation MASTGEPDRKKRHFSSISPTEAAAAVKKQPFFWPSSEDKLDTAVLQFQNLKLSQKLEAQQVECSILEDRLSQIKDKQLPYSSSLKTVHKSWDKQLTDAVESCSVRVSGSSSGGHRSVNKEDGSSPDIKDDFINRLLETGATESSSSSNICSNGMEDGRGNNTSTQVTQTLHNLVAATNDIRCLKDELYPTVLKTGLDKDSCGQQLALNELESEVKSFRVALDDVLVKFKSLSRELKSYRDADARVRADLKRIRGELEDEVVELQQCNGDLSALRAERDATAGAFFPVLSPGNKLASSDKTRDKQRDLQDMEGVLKELTVLASSRLQELKELHKERTKILERTSILQNKSKSVRGISSSQACLSLKDQLRRSKEAVFKYMALLEKLQVEKDSLFWKERELNIKNELVDVSRRTSAVADSRMASLDVEIQKQHDEKTRIKTRLGNISKERGRKELFADTKALVSSFPGEMSSMRSQFSSYKETAGGIHSLRADVQSLSGVLCRKGKECEALHLRSAGYASQLRDLNATVRDLKNSHEELQLFLDMFKRESTDPRDIAEAKEQEYRAWAHVESLKSSLDEQNLELRVKAANEAEAVSQQMLAAAEAEIADLRQRMDDCKRDVAKHSDVLKSKNEEHGTYLSEIQTIGSAYEDIVPQNQQLLLQVTERDDYNIKLYLEGITSRQMQDALLIDKYIMDKDIQQASASASFLSKRSLRIEDQMRLCTDQYQRLAEDRYQKSITLENLQKKRADVVNGLEQARSKLEESHSRVEKSRVDYGALELELETERFNRRRIEEDMETAKKKVSRLRSLIEGSSATQKLRQELSEFKEILKCKACNDRSKEVVITKCFHLFCNPCVQKIIGTRQRKCPTCSASFGPNDIKPIYI comes from the exons ATGGCGAGCACAGGCGAGCCTGACCGTAAAAAACGTCACTTTAGCTCCATATCACCTACAGAAGCTGCAGCCGCCGTTAAGAAGCAGCCCTTCTTCTGGCCCTCCTCTGAAGACAAG CTTGATACTGCAGTTCTTCAGTTCCAAAACTTGAAGCTATCGCAAAAGCTAGAGGCTCAGCAGGTTGAGTGTTCTATTCTTGAAGATAGGCTTTCTCAGATCAAGGACAAACAGTTGCCGTACAGTTCCAGTTTGAAGACTGTTCATAAGTCTTGGGATAAG CAGCTTACAGATGCAGTTGAATCATGCTCCGTTCGTGTGAGTGGTTCAAGCAGTGGAGGGCATAGGTCTGTAAACAAGGAGG ATGGGTCTTCTCCGGATATTAAAGACGATTTCATCAACCGGCTACTTGAAACTGGTGCCACTGAGAGCTCCTCCTCATCCAATATCTGCTCGAATGGGATGGAAGATGGTAGAGGGAATAACACATCAACTCAGGTGACGCAGACATTGCATAACCTAGTAGCCGCCACTAATGATATAAGGTGTCTGAAGGATGAACTGTACCCCACAGTTCTCAAAACCGGTCTTGATAAAG ATTCGTGTGGTCAGCAGCTAGCGCTGAATGAGTTGGAATCAGAAGTTAAAAGTTTCAGAGTGGCTCTAGATGATGTACTTGTGAAGTTCAAATCACTTTCGAGAGAATTGAAGAGCTATCGAGATGCCGATGCTAGAGTTAGAGCAGACCTTAAACGAATAAGAG GGGAGCTAGAGGATGAGGTCGTGGAGCTTCAACAATGTAATGGTGACTTGTCGGCACTGAGAGCGGAAAGGGACGCAACAGCAGGGGCGTTCTTCCCGGTGCTGAGCCCTGGAAATAAGCTTGCTAGTAGCGATAAGACAAGGGATAAACAAAGGGATTTGCAAGACATGGAAGGGGTTCTGAAAGAGTTAACG GTCCTGGCTTCAAGCAGGCTACAAGAGCTGAAAGAACTTCATAAGGAGAGGACAAAGATTCTTGAAAGAACGAGCATTTTACAG AACAAGTCAAAGTCTGTGAGGGGCATCTCTTCTTCTCAAGCCTGCCTTTCTTTGAAAGACCAGCTGAGAAGATCCAAAGAAGCAGTTTTCAAGTATATGGCTTTACTTGAGAAACTGCAG GTTGAGAAAGATAGTCTTTTCTGGAAGGAAAGGGAATTGAACATAAAAAACGAACTTGTTGATGTTTCTCGAAGGACTAGTGCCGTTGCTGATTCTAGAATGGCTTCTTTAGATGTGGAGATACAGAAACAGCATGATGAGAAAACTCGAATCAAGACTAGGTTGGGAAACATCTCGAAAGAGCGAG GTAGGAAAGAACTCTTTGCAGATACGAAGGCGTTAGTTTCTTCGTTTCCAGGGGAAATGAGTTCCATGCGAAGTCAGTTCAGCAGTTATAAAGAGACTGCTGGAGGTATTCATTCTCTGCGGGCTGATGTCCAGTCCCTCTCCGGGGTTCTCTGTAGGAAG GGAAAAGAGTGTGAAGCATTGCATCTGAGATCAGCTGGTTATGCTTCTCAGCTACGTGACCTGAATGCTACG GTTCGTGATTTGAAGAACAGCCACGAGGAGTTACAGTTGTTTTTGGACATGTTTAAACGCGAGTCCACTGATCCGAG GGACATAGCTGAAGCCAAGGAACAAGAGTACAGGGCCTGGGCTCATGTTGAAAGTTTGAAGTCCTCCCTTGATGAGCAGAATCTTGAGCTGCGCGTTAAGGCAGCAAACGAAGCTGAAGCAGTATCACAACAAATGTTGGCTGCTGCCGAAGCTGAGATTGCTGATTTAAGACAGAGAATGGATGATTGCAAACG GGATGTCGCAAAGCATTCTGATGTCTTGAAATCCAAAAATGAGGAACATGGAACATATCTTTCTGAAATACAG ACAATTGGAAGTGCCTACGAGGACATTGTACCACAAAACCAACAGCTTTTGCTTCAAGTCACTGAGAGGGATGACTATAACATCAAG CTTTACTTGGAAGGCATAACTTCAAGGCAGATGCAAGATGCTCTGCTAATCGATAAATACATCATGGATAAAGATATTCAGCAAGCCAGTGCATCAGCCAGTTTCCTCTCCAAGAGATCCTTAAGAATTGAAGATCAG atgagGCTCTGCACAGATCAGTATCAGAGACTAGCGGAAGATAGATATCAAAAGTCTATCACTCTTGAGAATCTGCAAAAGAAACGTGCAGATGTTGTGAATGGCTTGGAACAAGCTAGGTCAAAGCTGGAGGAGTCGCATTCTAGAGTTGAGAAAAGTCGGGTGGACTATGGAGCATTGGAACTTGAGCTGGAAACCGAAAG GTTCAATAGGAGAAGGATAGAAGAGGACATGGAAACAGCCAAGAAGAAAGTCTCTCGTCTTAGGTCTCTGATAGAAGGATCCTCAGCCACTCAGAAACTCAGACAAGAACTCAGTGAATTCAAAGAGATCTTGAAGTGTAAGGCCTGCAACGACCGCTCAAAAGAG GTGGTGATCACGAAGTGCTTCCATTTGTTTTGCAACCCATGTGTGCAAAAGATCATAGGAACTCGACAGAGGAAGTGTCCAACTTGCTCAGCAAGTTTTGGACCCAATGATATCAAGCCTATCtacatatga
- the LOC106450768 gene encoding E3 ubiquitin-protein ligase BRE1-like 1 isoform X2 yields the protein MASTGEPDRKKRHFSSISPTEAAAAVKKQPFFWPSSEDKLDTAVLQFQNLKLSQKLEAQQVECSILEDRLSQIKDKQLPYSSSLKTVHKSWDKLTDAVESCSVRVSGSSSGGHRSVNKEDGSSPDIKDDFINRLLETGATESSSSSNICSNGMEDGRGNNTSTQVTQTLHNLVAATNDIRCLKDELYPTVLKTGLDKDSCGQQLALNELESEVKSFRVALDDVLVKFKSLSRELKSYRDADARVRADLKRIRGELEDEVVELQQCNGDLSALRAERDATAGAFFPVLSPGNKLASSDKTRDKQRDLQDMEGVLKELTVLASSRLQELKELHKERTKILERTSILQNKSKSVRGISSSQACLSLKDQLRRSKEAVFKYMALLEKLQVEKDSLFWKERELNIKNELVDVSRRTSAVADSRMASLDVEIQKQHDEKTRIKTRLGNISKERGRKELFADTKALVSSFPGEMSSMRSQFSSYKETAGGIHSLRADVQSLSGVLCRKGKECEALHLRSAGYASQLRDLNATVRDLKNSHEELQLFLDMFKRESTDPRDIAEAKEQEYRAWAHVESLKSSLDEQNLELRVKAANEAEAVSQQMLAAAEAEIADLRQRMDDCKRDVAKHSDVLKSKNEEHGTYLSEIQTIGSAYEDIVPQNQQLLLQVTERDDYNIKLYLEGITSRQMQDALLIDKYIMDKDIQQASASASFLSKRSLRIEDQMRLCTDQYQRLAEDRYQKSITLENLQKKRADVVNGLEQARSKLEESHSRVEKSRVDYGALELELETERFNRRRIEEDMETAKKKVSRLRSLIEGSSATQKLRQELSEFKEILKCKACNDRSKEVVITKCFHLFCNPCVQKIIGTRQRKCPTCSASFGPNDIKPIYI from the exons ATGGCGAGCACAGGCGAGCCTGACCGTAAAAAACGTCACTTTAGCTCCATATCACCTACAGAAGCTGCAGCCGCCGTTAAGAAGCAGCCCTTCTTCTGGCCCTCCTCTGAAGACAAG CTTGATACTGCAGTTCTTCAGTTCCAAAACTTGAAGCTATCGCAAAAGCTAGAGGCTCAGCAGGTTGAGTGTTCTATTCTTGAAGATAGGCTTTCTCAGATCAAGGACAAACAGTTGCCGTACAGTTCCAGTTTGAAGACTGTTCATAAGTCTTGGGATAAG CTTACAGATGCAGTTGAATCATGCTCCGTTCGTGTGAGTGGTTCAAGCAGTGGAGGGCATAGGTCTGTAAACAAGGAGG ATGGGTCTTCTCCGGATATTAAAGACGATTTCATCAACCGGCTACTTGAAACTGGTGCCACTGAGAGCTCCTCCTCATCCAATATCTGCTCGAATGGGATGGAAGATGGTAGAGGGAATAACACATCAACTCAGGTGACGCAGACATTGCATAACCTAGTAGCCGCCACTAATGATATAAGGTGTCTGAAGGATGAACTGTACCCCACAGTTCTCAAAACCGGTCTTGATAAAG ATTCGTGTGGTCAGCAGCTAGCGCTGAATGAGTTGGAATCAGAAGTTAAAAGTTTCAGAGTGGCTCTAGATGATGTACTTGTGAAGTTCAAATCACTTTCGAGAGAATTGAAGAGCTATCGAGATGCCGATGCTAGAGTTAGAGCAGACCTTAAACGAATAAGAG GGGAGCTAGAGGATGAGGTCGTGGAGCTTCAACAATGTAATGGTGACTTGTCGGCACTGAGAGCGGAAAGGGACGCAACAGCAGGGGCGTTCTTCCCGGTGCTGAGCCCTGGAAATAAGCTTGCTAGTAGCGATAAGACAAGGGATAAACAAAGGGATTTGCAAGACATGGAAGGGGTTCTGAAAGAGTTAACG GTCCTGGCTTCAAGCAGGCTACAAGAGCTGAAAGAACTTCATAAGGAGAGGACAAAGATTCTTGAAAGAACGAGCATTTTACAG AACAAGTCAAAGTCTGTGAGGGGCATCTCTTCTTCTCAAGCCTGCCTTTCTTTGAAAGACCAGCTGAGAAGATCCAAAGAAGCAGTTTTCAAGTATATGGCTTTACTTGAGAAACTGCAG GTTGAGAAAGATAGTCTTTTCTGGAAGGAAAGGGAATTGAACATAAAAAACGAACTTGTTGATGTTTCTCGAAGGACTAGTGCCGTTGCTGATTCTAGAATGGCTTCTTTAGATGTGGAGATACAGAAACAGCATGATGAGAAAACTCGAATCAAGACTAGGTTGGGAAACATCTCGAAAGAGCGAG GTAGGAAAGAACTCTTTGCAGATACGAAGGCGTTAGTTTCTTCGTTTCCAGGGGAAATGAGTTCCATGCGAAGTCAGTTCAGCAGTTATAAAGAGACTGCTGGAGGTATTCATTCTCTGCGGGCTGATGTCCAGTCCCTCTCCGGGGTTCTCTGTAGGAAG GGAAAAGAGTGTGAAGCATTGCATCTGAGATCAGCTGGTTATGCTTCTCAGCTACGTGACCTGAATGCTACG GTTCGTGATTTGAAGAACAGCCACGAGGAGTTACAGTTGTTTTTGGACATGTTTAAACGCGAGTCCACTGATCCGAG GGACATAGCTGAAGCCAAGGAACAAGAGTACAGGGCCTGGGCTCATGTTGAAAGTTTGAAGTCCTCCCTTGATGAGCAGAATCTTGAGCTGCGCGTTAAGGCAGCAAACGAAGCTGAAGCAGTATCACAACAAATGTTGGCTGCTGCCGAAGCTGAGATTGCTGATTTAAGACAGAGAATGGATGATTGCAAACG GGATGTCGCAAAGCATTCTGATGTCTTGAAATCCAAAAATGAGGAACATGGAACATATCTTTCTGAAATACAG ACAATTGGAAGTGCCTACGAGGACATTGTACCACAAAACCAACAGCTTTTGCTTCAAGTCACTGAGAGGGATGACTATAACATCAAG CTTTACTTGGAAGGCATAACTTCAAGGCAGATGCAAGATGCTCTGCTAATCGATAAATACATCATGGATAAAGATATTCAGCAAGCCAGTGCATCAGCCAGTTTCCTCTCCAAGAGATCCTTAAGAATTGAAGATCAG atgagGCTCTGCACAGATCAGTATCAGAGACTAGCGGAAGATAGATATCAAAAGTCTATCACTCTTGAGAATCTGCAAAAGAAACGTGCAGATGTTGTGAATGGCTTGGAACAAGCTAGGTCAAAGCTGGAGGAGTCGCATTCTAGAGTTGAGAAAAGTCGGGTGGACTATGGAGCATTGGAACTTGAGCTGGAAACCGAAAG GTTCAATAGGAGAAGGATAGAAGAGGACATGGAAACAGCCAAGAAGAAAGTCTCTCGTCTTAGGTCTCTGATAGAAGGATCCTCAGCCACTCAGAAACTCAGACAAGAACTCAGTGAATTCAAAGAGATCTTGAAGTGTAAGGCCTGCAACGACCGCTCAAAAGAG GTGGTGATCACGAAGTGCTTCCATTTGTTTTGCAACCCATGTGTGCAAAAGATCATAGGAACTCGACAGAGGAAGTGTCCAACTTGCTCAGCAAGTTTTGGACCCAATGATATCAAGCCTATCtacatatga